The Pricia mediterranea genome includes a window with the following:
- a CDS encoding efflux RND transporter periplasmic adaptor subunit — MNKNIIYIGTALIVGLLAGYLVFSSSSEDEAAVKDLSDMSDTHDHSGETAEQMWTCSMHPQIMQPEPGDCPICGMDLIPAETGAEGLSANEIKMTENAMALANIRTTVVGAGGMDGNSLKLSGKIRENEEANAVQVTYFAGRIEKLYVNYTGESVGKGKLLAIIYSPELVAAQQELLTAASLKESQPALYKAVRNKLKLWKLSNKQINSIEESGQVQENFPVYATVSGTVTEKMVEEGDYVKQGQPLYKIANLNSVWAVFDAYENQIASLKTGQEIKLTTNAYPNKEFTAKVSFVDPLLNSATRTVMVRAVLNNSEDLLKPGMFVEGRIDMPNDESDEVIIVPSTAVMWTGERSVVYVKTNPNEPIFEMREVTLGNTNGDSFTILSGLESGDEIVTNGTFTVDAAAQLQGKKSMMNAEGGKTMTGHEGHLGMQPESGETSNPTVDHTKMNERLEVSKKFQGQLKEVFEGYTLLKDALVADNADKAQSSAKEIGESLAKVDMKLLEEEKAHNHWMTLQKEIKASSSAIANASEIAEQRNHFKHLSAHMISSVQLFGIDQTVYTNYCPMADSNKGAYWLSLEKEIRNPYYGEAMLTCGEVKATLQ, encoded by the coding sequence ATGAACAAAAACATCATTTATATTGGAACGGCCCTCATCGTTGGACTGTTAGCGGGATATCTTGTTTTCAGCAGTTCGTCGGAGGATGAGGCGGCGGTAAAGGACTTGTCGGATATGTCGGATACGCACGACCACTCTGGCGAAACGGCCGAACAGATGTGGACCTGCTCCATGCACCCACAGATTATGCAGCCCGAACCTGGCGATTGCCCTATTTGTGGAATGGATTTGATTCCTGCGGAGACCGGGGCCGAAGGTCTTAGTGCCAATGAAATCAAGATGACCGAAAATGCCATGGCCTTGGCCAACATACGTACTACTGTGGTTGGTGCGGGCGGTATGGATGGGAATTCCTTGAAACTTTCAGGGAAGATTAGGGAAAACGAAGAGGCCAACGCCGTACAGGTTACTTATTTTGCAGGCAGGATTGAAAAACTGTATGTCAACTATACAGGGGAAAGCGTAGGGAAAGGAAAGCTACTTGCCATAATCTATTCCCCCGAACTGGTTGCGGCACAGCAAGAATTACTTACGGCGGCATCCTTGAAAGAATCGCAGCCCGCTTTATACAAGGCCGTCCGTAACAAATTAAAATTATGGAAGCTTTCTAACAAACAAATCAATAGTATTGAGGAGTCGGGGCAGGTTCAGGAAAACTTCCCCGTGTATGCCACAGTATCCGGAACGGTAACCGAAAAAATGGTCGAAGAAGGAGACTATGTCAAGCAGGGCCAGCCCCTCTATAAAATAGCAAACCTGAATTCCGTCTGGGCCGTATTTGATGCCTACGAAAACCAGATAGCGTCCCTAAAGACAGGTCAAGAGATAAAGCTTACCACCAATGCATATCCGAATAAAGAGTTTACGGCGAAGGTATCGTTTGTAGATCCACTGTTGAACTCCGCTACAAGAACGGTAATGGTTCGTGCGGTGCTCAACAATTCGGAAGACCTATTAAAACCGGGGATGTTCGTAGAGGGCAGAATAGACATGCCGAACGATGAGTCCGATGAAGTGATCATCGTTCCTTCGACAGCCGTAATGTGGACGGGCGAACGTTCCGTGGTCTATGTAAAGACCAACCCCAACGAACCGATTTTTGAAATGAGGGAGGTCACACTGGGAAATACCAACGGGGATAGCTTTACCATTTTAAGCGGACTTGAAAGCGGCGATGAAATAGTGACCAACGGAACCTTCACTGTGGATGCAGCTGCCCAATTGCAAGGAAAAAAATCCATGATGAATGCGGAGGGTGGCAAGACAATGACAGGTCACGAAGGGCATTTGGGAATGCAACCGGAAAGTGGCGAAACGTCCAATCCTACCGTCGACCATACCAAAATGAACGAGCGTTTAGAGGTCTCCAAAAAGTTTCAAGGGCAACTAAAAGAAGTTTTTGAAGGGTACACGCTTTTAAAAGATGCCTTGGTCGCCGACAACGCTGATAAAGCCCAATCCTCTGCGAAAGAAATCGGAGAAAGCCTTGCCAAAGTAGATATGAAATTACTTGAAGAGGAGAAGGCGCATAACCATTGGATGACCCTTCAAAAAGAAATCAAAGCTTCTTCCAGCGCAATTGCGAATGCTTCTGAAATTGCAGAACAAAGAAATCATTTCAAGCATTTATCTGCTCATATGATAAGCAGCGTACAGCTTTTTGGTATTGATCAAACGGTATATACTAATTACTGCCCAATGGCGGATAGTAACAAAGGTGCGTACTGGTTAAGTTTGGAAAAAGAGATTCGTAATCCGTATTACGGAGAGGCCATGTTAACGTGTGGAGAAGTAAAGGCCACATTACAGTAA
- a CDS encoding PepSY domain-containing protein, protein MVNRKTALKIRKVHRYLGIFLGIQFLMWTISGMYFSWTDIDEIHGDQFRQDPVDKTVYTDLVSPTNIKDNAINSLELREIAGEPYYWINQSQLVNAKTGALKAEISEQDALQVARRNMLPELKVKNIERIEEVGSHSEYRGRPLPAYSISYETPENIKAYVSVKDGSFQTLRHRDWRWFDFLWMTHTMDYQGRDDFNTIVLRAFSLLGLITVLSGFLLWYVSSPSVIKIKRRSNTKKKNKN, encoded by the coding sequence ATGGTCAACAGAAAAACAGCATTGAAGATTAGAAAGGTGCATCGCTATCTAGGTATCTTCTTAGGTATCCAATTCCTGATGTGGACCATCAGCGGCATGTATTTCAGTTGGACGGACATTGACGAGATACACGGCGACCAATTTCGACAAGATCCTGTTGATAAAACTGTGTATACGGATTTGGTTAGTCCAACAAATATCAAGGACAATGCCATAAATTCTCTGGAACTAAGGGAAATAGCAGGAGAGCCTTATTATTGGATTAATCAAAGTCAATTGGTCAATGCAAAAACAGGGGCCTTAAAGGCTGAAATATCCGAACAGGACGCCCTTCAGGTGGCGAGGAGAAATATGCTGCCTGAACTGAAAGTGAAAAACATAGAACGCATCGAGGAAGTGGGGAGCCATAGTGAATATCGAGGCAGGCCCCTTCCAGCCTATTCCATATCATATGAAACACCCGAAAATATAAAAGCCTATGTTTCCGTCAAAGATGGTTCGTTCCAAACATTGCGCCATCGCGATTGGCGTTGGTTCGACTTTCTTTGGATGACCCATACGATGGATTATCAGGGAAGGGACGATTTCAATACCATAGTCCTTAGAGCCTTTTCGCTTTTAGGGCTAATAACCGTTTTGAGCGGGTTTTTATTATGGTATGTATCATCACCTTCGGTCATAAAAATTAAAAGACGAAGCAATACTAAAAAGAAAAACAAAAATTAG